A region from the Solibacillus sp. FSL H8-0523 genome encodes:
- a CDS encoding DUF2243 domain-containing protein: MAIKSGGSGRVDMSRNFWSGFLFGLGLIAFVDEVIFHQLLRWHHFYDKSTTDVGLISDGLFHAFSWFATIAGLFMFADLRRRHSYWFKRWLAGILVGVGGFQLYDGIIQHKIMRLHQIRYVENVYLYDIVWNVVAAVILLAGIELMRRTNKLKRYY, encoded by the coding sequence ATGGCGATAAAAAGTGGTGGAAGTGGTCGTGTAGATATGAGCCGGAATTTTTGGTCAGGCTTTCTATTTGGCTTAGGGTTAATTGCTTTTGTGGATGAGGTAATTTTTCATCAGCTACTACGCTGGCATCATTTTTACGATAAATCGACAACGGATGTTGGCTTAATCTCGGATGGGTTATTTCATGCGTTTAGTTGGTTTGCGACAATTGCGGGATTGTTTATGTTCGCAGATCTTCGGCGTAGACATAGTTATTGGTTTAAACGATGGCTTGCTGGAATACTAGTCGGTGTCGGTGGGTTCCAATTATATGATGGTATTATTCAGCATAAAATTATGCGCCTGCATCAAATCCGATATGTAGAAAATGTGTACCTCTACGATATCGTGTGGAATGTGGTGGCGGCGGTTATTTTGCTAGCAGGTATTGAACTGATGAGACGGACAAATAAATTAAAAAGGTATTATTAA
- a CDS encoding manganese catalase family protein, whose amino-acid sequence MYYYKEELINIIKPDKPDPEAARVLQEILGGHYGEMRTMMQYFFQSSNFRGKETQYRDLLRGVFLEEIAHVELVQNTINQLLNDSGESIAPGNTGVDGAPLDDAVRHANPHHFIVGAQASLPVDAAGNPWNGSWVYAHGNLIADLLDNLILESTGVLQKTRIYEMSSNQTFRETLAFLIVRDNAHQNAFAKALETLGVDWGKLFPVPNYDINKYPECRKFVDMGFHNVQFNFRLDPTRIGEIFQGQTPSRNGGTLEVTPPPVGFPLPYMPEMPNEHSPGLGDMGR is encoded by the coding sequence ATGTATTATTACAAAGAAGAATTAATCAATATTATTAAACCTGATAAACCAGATCCAGAAGCAGCGCGTGTGTTACAGGAGATTTTAGGCGGGCATTACGGGGAAATGCGCACAATGATGCAATATTTTTTCCAAAGCTCCAATTTTAGAGGGAAAGAAACGCAGTATCGGGATTTACTGCGCGGGGTGTTTTTAGAAGAAATTGCGCACGTAGAGCTTGTACAAAATACGATTAATCAGTTGTTAAATGATTCCGGCGAATCGATTGCGCCTGGAAATACCGGTGTTGACGGCGCACCTTTAGATGATGCAGTCCGCCATGCAAATCCGCATCATTTTATCGTTGGCGCACAGGCCTCTTTACCTGTAGACGCTGCCGGCAATCCTTGGAATGGCTCATGGGTTTATGCACATGGCAACTTGATTGCCGATTTACTGGATAACTTAATTTTGGAATCAACCGGTGTGCTGCAAAAAACGCGCATTTACGAAATGAGCTCAAACCAGACGTTTCGTGAGACGCTCGCTTTCCTTATCGTGCGAGATAACGCGCATCAAAACGCCTTCGCTAAAGCATTAGAAACTTTAGGCGTTGATTGGGGCAAGCTGTTCCCAGTGCCAAACTACGACATCAACAAATACCCCGAATGCCGAAAATTCGTCGATATGGGCTTCCATAATGTGCAATTCAACTTCAGACTCGATCCAACACGTATCGGTGAAATCTTCCAAGGTCAAACGCCAAGTCGAAACGGCGGGACCCTTGAAGTAACCCCACCACCAGTCGGCTTCCCGTTGCCATACATGCCGGAGATGCCAAATGAGCATAGTCCAGGGCTTGGGGATATGGGGAGATAA
- the guaA gene encoding glutamine-hydrolyzing GMP synthase: MSTPLLKEQEKIVVLDFGSQFNQLITRRIREFGVFSELHPHTITADEIKDMNAVGIVFSGGPNSVYDDSAFKVDPAIFDLGLPILGICYGMQLMAHTQGGKVEGAETREYGKAEINVTTDNKLFGDLPKDQIVWMSHGDHVTAVPQGFEVIATSPACPIAAMADTSRKLYAVQFHPEVRHSVYGNDLLKNFVIEICGAKGDWSMANFIEIEISKIREQVGDKQVLCALSGGVDSSVVAVLIHKAIGDQLTCMFVDHNLNRKGEVEQVMKTFTEDFDMKLIKIDARERFMNKLKGVSDPEQKRKIIGNEFIYVFDEESAKLKDMDFLAQGTLYTDIIESGTATAQTIKSHHNVGGLPEDMKFELIEPLNTLFKDEVRALGLELGLPEAVVWRQPFPGPGLGIRVLGEVTEEKLEIVREADFILREEIKNAGLERDIWQYFCVLPDIRSVGVMGDGRTYDYAIGIRGVTSIDGMTSDWARIPYDVLEKISVRIVNEVNGINRVLYDITSKPPATIEWE; encoded by the coding sequence GTGTCAACTCCCTTATTAAAAGAACAAGAAAAAATCGTAGTATTAGATTTCGGTAGTCAATTTAACCAATTAATTACACGCCGTATCCGTGAATTTGGCGTGTTCTCTGAATTACACCCACATACAATTACAGCAGATGAAATTAAAGACATGAACGCTGTCGGTATCGTATTCTCAGGTGGTCCAAACTCGGTATACGATGATTCAGCATTCAAAGTAGATCCAGCGATTTTTGACTTAGGTTTACCGATCTTAGGTATTTGTTATGGCATGCAGCTAATGGCGCATACACAAGGTGGTAAAGTTGAAGGCGCGGAAACACGTGAATACGGTAAAGCCGAAATCAACGTTACAACAGACAACAAATTATTCGGTGACTTACCGAAAGACCAAATCGTATGGATGAGCCACGGTGACCACGTAACAGCGGTTCCACAAGGCTTTGAAGTAATCGCAACGAGCCCAGCTTGTCCAATCGCTGCAATGGCAGATACATCTCGTAAACTATATGCAGTACAATTCCACCCAGAAGTACGTCACTCTGTATACGGGAACGACTTACTGAAAAACTTCGTAATCGAAATTTGTGGTGCTAAAGGCGATTGGTCGATGGCAAACTTCATCGAAATCGAAATTTCAAAAATCCGTGAGCAAGTGGGCGACAAGCAAGTACTTTGCGCATTATCAGGTGGTGTTGACTCATCAGTGGTTGCGGTATTAATCCACAAAGCAATCGGAGACCAATTAACATGTATGTTCGTAGACCACAACTTAAACCGTAAAGGCGAAGTTGAGCAAGTAATGAAAACTTTCACAGAAGACTTCGATATGAAATTAATCAAAATCGATGCACGTGAACGCTTCATGAACAAGCTTAAAGGCGTGTCTGATCCAGAACAAAAACGTAAAATTATCGGTAACGAATTCATTTACGTGTTTGACGAAGAGTCAGCAAAATTAAAAGACATGGACTTCTTAGCACAAGGTACGCTTTACACAGATATCATTGAATCTGGTACAGCAACTGCCCAAACAATTAAATCTCATCATAACGTAGGTGGATTACCAGAAGACATGAAGTTCGAGTTAATTGAACCACTTAATACATTATTCAAAGACGAAGTACGCGCTTTAGGTTTAGAGTTAGGTCTTCCAGAAGCAGTCGTATGGCGTCAACCATTCCCAGGTCCAGGATTAGGTATCCGTGTACTTGGTGAAGTAACAGAAGAAAAACTAGAAATCGTACGCGAAGCTGACTTCATCTTACGTGAAGAAATCAAAAACGCAGGACTTGAGCGCGACATTTGGCAATACTTCTGCGTATTACCAGACATCCGTTCAGTAGGTGTAATGGGCGATGGCCGTACATACGACTACGCAATCGGTATCCGCGGCGTAACATCAATCGACGGCATGACATCTGACTGGGCACGCATTCCTTATGACGTGTTAGAAAAGATTTCTGTACGTATTGTCAACGAAGTAAACGGCATTAACCGCGTGCTGTATGACATCACTTCTAAGCCACCAGCTACTATTGAGTGGGAGTAA
- the guaA gene encoding glutamine-hydrolyzing GMP synthase, whose protein sequence is MSLKQDNILVLDLGSSENTTIARWIRDLGVYSEIHAHDITAENIKNLKTVKGIILNGGKNNIIDGEAIDVLDEIYNLDIPVISVEHPSTKALKTLAVWPNEEESKVILKDFVFDTCKAEANWNMKNFVEDQIALMREQIGDKKVLLALSGGVDSSVVAALLVKAIGKQLVCVHVNHGLMRKNESEGVIKMFEKDLEENLIYVDASERFLGKLKGVAEPEEKRKIIGNEFIRVFEEEARKLDGIDFLAQGTIYPDIVESGTKTHKVVKSHHNVGGLPEDLKFELVEPLFQLFKDEVRACGVELGLPHDMVYRQPFPGPGLGVRVLGEIEPERLEAVRESDAILREEFALAGLDKTVWQYFTVVPNFKSVGVRNNERTYEYPVIIRAVNTIDAMTATIEPIDWPILLKITDRIINEVKHVNRVCYDLSPKPGGTIEWE, encoded by the coding sequence ATTAGCTTGAAGCAAGATAACATTTTAGTATTAGATTTAGGTAGTAGTGAGAATACAACGATTGCCCGTTGGATTCGTGATTTAGGCGTATATAGTGAAATTCATGCACATGATATTACTGCCGAGAATATTAAAAATTTAAAAACTGTAAAAGGGATTATTTTAAACGGTGGTAAAAATAATATCATTGACGGTGAAGCAATCGACGTATTAGATGAAATCTATAATTTAGATATTCCTGTTATTAGTGTAGAACATCCTTCTACGAAAGCTCTTAAAACATTAGCAGTATGGCCAAATGAAGAAGAATCGAAAGTAATTCTAAAAGATTTCGTATTCGATACATGTAAAGCAGAAGCAAACTGGAACATGAAAAACTTCGTTGAAGATCAAATCGCGTTAATGCGCGAGCAAATCGGCGATAAAAAAGTACTTTTAGCCCTTTCAGGCGGTGTAGATTCTTCAGTTGTTGCAGCATTACTTGTAAAAGCAATCGGTAAGCAATTAGTTTGTGTACACGTAAACCACGGGTTAATGCGTAAAAATGAGTCTGAAGGCGTTATTAAAATGTTCGAAAAAGACTTAGAAGAAAACTTAATTTACGTAGATGCATCTGAGCGCTTCTTAGGCAAACTTAAAGGCGTAGCAGAACCAGAAGAAAAACGTAAAATTATCGGGAACGAATTCATTCGTGTATTTGAAGAAGAAGCACGTAAATTAGACGGCATCGACTTCTTAGCACAAGGGACAATTTATCCGGATATCGTAGAATCAGGTACAAAAACACATAAAGTCGTGAAATCTCACCATAACGTAGGTGGCTTACCAGAAGACTTGAAATTTGAATTAGTGGAACCATTATTCCAATTATTCAAAGACGAAGTTCGTGCATGTGGCGTAGAGCTTGGCTTACCGCATGATATGGTATACCGTCAACCATTCCCAGGTCCAGGCCTTGGTGTACGAGTTTTAGGTGAAATTGAACCAGAACGTCTTGAAGCAGTACGTGAATCAGATGCGATTTTACGTGAGGAATTTGCACTTGCTGGTTTAGACAAAACAGTATGGCAATATTTCACGGTTGTACCGAACTTCAAATCAGTAGGTGTTCGTAATAACGAGCGTACGTATGAATACCCAGTAATCATTCGTGCCGTTAACACAATTGATGCGATGACAGCAACAATCGAGCCAATCGACTGGCCGATCTTATTAAAAATCACAGACCGTATCATTAACGAAGTAAAACACGTTAACCGCGTGTGCTACGACCTGTCACCAAAACCAGGCGGCACGATCGAGTGGGAGTAA